In Scatophagus argus isolate fScaArg1 chromosome 7, fScaArg1.pri, whole genome shotgun sequence, a genomic segment contains:
- the si:dkeyp-59c12.1 gene encoding ras-related and estrogen-regulated growth inhibitor-like protein → MDANIVVMGKESVGKSALTVRLLTRRFIGEYGDIQSIYSHSFMVDGREITLNIWDSPYSEDLSVETSLFEKKVQWADGYVLVYSICDRASFNAVSRLIQAIKYLNKAPIVIVGNKRDLHHRRTVLSEEGWLLALKTDCHFYEVSAAENYHSVLMVFHGLVDRMKDTKLSTKRPLGFKGIVKSMSAVFARRRTDSF, encoded by the exons ATGGATGCCAACATTGTTGTCATGGGGAAAGAGAGCGTGGGCAAATCAG cTCTGACTGTGCGCCTCTTGACTCGGAGGTTCATCGGAGAGTACGGAGATATTC AATCCATCTACAGCCACAGTTTCATGGTAGATGGGAGGGAAATCACTCTCAACATCTGGGATTCACCTTATTCTGAG GATTTGTCTGTGGAGACGTCACTCTTTGAGAAGAAGGTCCAGTGGGCAGACGGCTACGTTCTCGTCTACAGCATCTGTGACAGGGCCAGTTTCAACGCTGTCAGCAGGCTCATTCAGGCCATCAAGTACCTGAACAAAGCACCCATAGTGATTGTGGGCAACAAGAGGGACCTGCACCACAGGCGGACGGTGCTGAGCGAGGAGGGCTGGCTGCTGGCTCTCAAAACAGACTGCCACTTCTATGAGGTGTCGGCAGCCGAGAACTACCACAGCGTGCTCATGGTGTTTCATGGACTGGTGGACAGGATGAAGGACACCAAGCTGAGCACAAAGAGGCCCCTGGGGTTCAAGGGCATAGTGAAAAGCATGTCTGCGGTTTTCGCCAGGAGACGGACGGACTCCTTTTAG